The segment CAACCTTTGTAATAATATCTTTTGTGAagcattaattaatattaaacatTCATTTAGAAAACAGTCAAGAATCCACGGGGAAAATATCAGTGTGGtcagtgtggttttttttttttaattcttagatCCTACCATGCTTACAGACATGATGAAAGGAAATGTAACAAATGTACTTCCTATGATTCTTATTGGTGGATGGATCAACATGACTTTCTCGGGATTTGTAACAAGTAAGTGAGTGCCAATCATAGAATACCGTATGAATTAATTCTATTACCTTTTTTTAGTTCATTGGAttaagagctgaaaaggaccttagccatcatctagttcaactccctcgttttacagataaggaaacagaatccTAGAAGTGGGAAGTGACTTAAGCAATACCTGACATAGGTAGGATTGAAATACAGAATTTCTGACTCTATAGCATTCTTCTAAAAAGCTTACTTTTTACCATGTTCAGAAAAATGTAAAAGCTCCTAGGACAGGTAAAGGCCCGTGTAATAATTTTTCAAGGTCTTCTTAGACTACAGTAATTTGACTAGTTCACCATAACCAATACCTCATTTCTGATGTGGAAGCCAGTTTCAGCTTTATTCTCTCTGTGACTGTCTTCTCAACAGGGATTCAAACCAAATGAAATATCTGTTTGGTTCAAAGAACATTTTGATGTTCCAGGCCAGTAGAAAATATGTAAGTTTGTTTCTGGTTTAAACTAgttcactatttaaaaaaaaatttttttttactctgttctcaattctgtttttaaaaagtaggttCAGTTTTTAAATTCAACGGATTAGTGAAGTCCATTTCAGTCTTTGGGTCACAGTTGAAATCCTAGATCCTGCTGCCAAAGGGAGATAATAACTACTCTTTAAAGAAACCTGATTTAGCAGAATGACGTTTTAATCTGCTAGAAATAGTTACAAAAAgcctttaaaattcattttcacaaggaAACGTGTTGAAGATTTTTCACATATCCTCAAGGAAAAGATTGTGCACATTAACACTTAAACCTTTCTAAAAATACAATAACAGAAAACCACTGGGAAGTTTTGAtgagcttttttctttcttcctcacagCCAAGGTCCCATTTCCTCTGACCCTCCGATTTAAACCCATGCTACAGCAAGGAATTGAATTGCTCACTTTAGATGCATCCTGGTAAGAACATTCTTTTACTAAACTTGGAACTTAATGTGTATAAGGGAAAGGGATTCCAATTTTAGTGTTCACTGAGGCAGTCATTCAGTGTTGGATCATTTAAAGCTCCCACAGTGCCTTTAAAGACTTTGTAATACTGTATGATAATCCTGCTTCACTTCCAGCAAGGTACTTGAAGAATTGTGCCTGTGAGATAAGGGGCAGAGGAGGTATCAGTGACCACCCCAGTAGCAAGCCCTCAAAGGTAGTGCAATGCAGGAAGAGAAGGTATAGTGTCAGTCTTATGAGCAAGAAGGAAAGCGTCAGGTGTGACGGCAGCAGTGTTGGGGAGCCCCTCCTCCTCTGCTGAAATTCCCTTTCCTCTTACTGATGGCCCAAGATGCCACCATGATCACCCATGGTTTCTTTGGTTTAAGTCTTTTCTcctgttaaaatgcaaataactaCTTGCCTACAGTGAGTAACTGTTTGTAAGGCTACTGGTTTTTGTATGATGCCTGTCATCTTTTGCTAATGAATATGTCTATGGAAGCTGCCACAATCTCAGctcttattaaaaaaatttaaatggataCAGTTTCATCAGTCTAATTGATCTTGAGAATTGGGAACAAAAGTCCTTAGTGTCTTCAAAATTTTGTCCTGTTTTGCTAGGGTGAGTTCTGCATCCTGGTACTTCCTCAATGTGTTTGGACTTCGAAGCATTTATTCCCTGATTCTGGGCCAAGACAATGGTGAGTACTGCTATCTCTCTAAATGAATACTCTTTGACTGCTAACAGAAATGAGAGTTATCCATGTCATTCATATCATTCAGTGAAAATGGTACAAAGCCCaggatttaattttttcttgatgGTTGAGGGTCATTATTATGAACATCCATTGTGCTGTCCTATCCACAGTACTAATACATCAGGAGAAGAAGAGACTGAGACGAGGTGACTGAAGTGGGACTTAGTGTTTCCAATAGATTTGTCTGCAAACATTATGAGCACAAGGCCTCTGTCTTCTTCTACCTTTAGTGCTTGACATGGTACCTGCCTCATACATAGTAAACACTCACTAAGTATTAGAGGAGGCTGAAATAAGGTTGTGAATGCTATACAGGAGGCAGATGACACTGttttggaaaacaaaacagaaagaatggaTTTGGGGGGAaggtaagaaagggaaaaaaactgctTTAGCTTTTAATTCAAGAGTTCATTTGGCAGAAACTCATACTGTTTTATTACCTGGAAGGATGCTATGAGCtatactccattttttttttttaaagtagacaAGCAAGTACCTGATAGCAACTTGCTTTCTGGTCAGTAAAGCAAGTTCCAGGGCCTATTTTGAGCTCTGCACATCTGCAGCCCAGTGTTCCATATCTCTAACATGTACTGGACAGCATAATGGATGTTCATAATAATGACCCTGAGCCATCAAGAAAAAGTTAATTCCTGGGCTTTGTACCATTTTCACTACAGCAAGGAAATAAATGATCTATCTGGGGCAGGGAATGGTTCCATTaataagagttaaagaaaaaaattttaagcacTTAGAAGATTGATTACCTTTCATTTACCAAGAAGACATTATTCCTTCAACAGTTGTAGTTAACCACAGAAGTAACTTATATTtctctgagagataatttgttctGTTTGGAACATGTTGAGTTGGGATGCTGATACAATATCTGGCTGATGTCTGGCAGACAGCTGGAAATATGGAACTGTAGTTCAAGAGATAGAATTATAGCTTTGGGCATTATTTGTAAAGAGATGAAATTTGAGCCTGTGGGAGGGAACacaggagatgaagagggagaatgtagaaaaaaaagaaaagaagatggctTGAGACAGCACCTTGAATTCTCGGCTGCCCAGAGAGCAGGAGATGAACAGTGATTCCAAAAGGTGGCAAAATTGTAGGGGAGGGGACCTCAGGCTAGGTAGTCTTGGGAaaatagatgtagagctggaggagacccccttcttttatagatggggaaactgagggtggCATCTCCAGCAAGagatttttaaattaaagcaTAAGGCACAGTTCTTTTCAAGAGGGTATATATGTAACCAAAAAGTTTCTAtcagaaaatatatatttgcTATCTCTCTTTCCCCCAGGCAAGCCACCCTGGCTCATGTCTTCCCTTTCCTGCCCTAGCTATCCAGTCTTTACTAGGAGAACTCTAATGAGAGGgagccccacccccccaccccccacccctgatTCCAGAGGGAGCCGATCCATCACACTTCTCAACAGCCTCTCCCCCTCTGCTGGCCGATGAGTCAGATCTAGGACCATGCTTTCCCTCTGTTCCCTTACATgaccctccttcttctctccctgttTTCTTGCCTAATCCCTGGCTCTCTTTCACACACCCCACCCCATGACATCTGACTCGTGTTGGAACTCAGCCTGCAGCTGTTCCTTTGCTGAGTTTGTGTGTAACTTAACAAAGAATGTTTGGGCCTctcttttcttaaatatttgcGTGTTGGGGGCAGAGGAGTATGCTGATTGTGGCTCCTCAGGTTGtattctaatattatttttaaagacatttctCTTAACATGCTATAGGCCCTGATGCTATGTCTATAAGTCTCTGTGGTTAGTCAGATACACAATGCTTCCTAATGGAAGATAAGCAATATTGACCACCTCTACTCAGGTCAGTGTGGCAGCCCCCACAGGGCAGACTGAAGTCCTACATAGGCACATGGGAGCTCAGAGCCATTATTCAATGTAATTGTTGGAGATCATTAAGATAATTCAGTAATGGGCAGTGGAGAGACCCAAGAGATGACCAGCCACCTCTCTGAGTAGCTGGGGTAGAGTGTGACAGACGTAGGTCATGGGACTTTAGAAGTCTGGGTGTCTGAAGAGAAACAAGCATGTATACTGAAGCCTCCGAATGTGAGGGCAGGGCTGGAGATGGAAAAGAATTGTAAGTCAGATGCTGAAGGCCACTAAATTATGTCCACAAGGATATGAGCCTAGGATATCCAGATAAATGGGGTGAACCTTCACGGAGAAGTTGCTAAGGGGACCTCTGCAGCCGTAAGAAGAACTGAAAGCCAGGAGCATGAGCAGGGAGAGGGAGCCTCCTTTGGGTCCCCATGTGTCCGGGCAGGGCAGAAAGAACCACCCATACTGGTTAGGGTGGCCAGAAATGATGCATCTTCCGGGAAAGCTccagaaggaatgaatgaatcaagAGCTAGATgaagaggatttttttaaattcagagcCAGCAGTCCCAGAGAACAGAGGAAGATAGAGACTAGAGAGGAGCAGGGCTGAGCTTTAGAGTGATGATCATGTGAGGAGCTATATCGAGAGTAAAGGGGATGGCAATGGAGTCACAGGCATTAGTGGAGCAGTGAGGTGGGGTTTGCCAACCAGAGTATGCAGGGTTTTATGATCCCAGTGATTAGGTCAGTTTCTATAGCTTCTCTCTTTAAACACCTGAGATCAGGGTTTGAGGATGGCAAGGAGGTCCAACCAAATATCTGTGTTAGTAAATATCTAGTATTCAGGTGGGTCTCCAGGACCCAACAGAACTAACATCCAGTAACTAGTTTCTTAACTTTATCCTAAGATCATGCCCCAGAAAATGCTGTGTGTGCAGAGGATGCATTCAGCTCCTTCGAGCAGGCCAGGGGATTCTGGGTCAGCATGGAGACTGGTGAAATTGACTTATCTGCACCCCTAGAGTCATTGTTGGTGTTGGAGAAAGGCCAAGATCAATTGACTTCTCTTGATTACTCTGGcattccatatatacatatacatatatgaacacacatacatgtgtgagTTGATCCTTCATGTTGAGTACATCTCTCATGCCCTTTGAAATGGCTATTCAGAATTGTATATGCATCTgtgagcttgaagggaccttgcTCATTCATTTTGCAGGCAAGGCCCCTGCGTAGCCCCGGAAAAGTGCAGAGTGGCCTGGCTCTTGTGAGTTAGTCTTGTTTGTATGCATTCTGTTGCAGCTGCAGACCAGTCTCGAGTGATGCAGGAGCAGATGACAGGGGCAGCGATGGCCATGCCTGCAGACACCAACAAAGCTTTTAAGGTAACCACAAATTCCTCTGGGGGAGGGAGATGATGAGGCTTTGAAATGTGTAGCAGTACCTGCCTTGTTCCATAATGCCTACAGTTTCTTTGCTTTTCAAAGAAACCTGCCAcagaatgacttttaaaaagtgagaTCTTAGTGCATTTATGTTTTTGAatacaaaattttcatttaaacatcTCTTTTTGCATTTAGGGACACCCATCTTTAtgtctttgtgtttattttgtatatttgtggCGAAGTTTGATTATAGTTACAAAATTAAATCCATTCTGATCCTGATTAAGGATCAAGTCTTCTAACTGACTGCATAAAATAGACTTAAGAGGTAAATTGTatagagaaaaaaagtcattttttgtAGTTAATTTCTATAGAATGATAAAGGAGGACACATCCTTAATTAACCAGcttgtttaattttgtttctatttgtagTAAAACCTCACTAATTGAACCAGTGGACTGGCCAATATTGAAAcctaaaattatctttttaaaggacttttaataatttttacaCTGAGTAAGGTTCTGCTGAACCTgctttaaataataaattattcatTTGTAATCAATAAATTTAAGTATTTTAGCAGGACCATTTGCATAAAAGCACTTAAAGAGAATTCATACTATTTTCTCAGCAAATCTGTCTTTCTCTGGTTCTAATTGATGTCAGACTATTGAGGTTTATTATACACTCTTAGGTACAGCCAGTATTCTTACTTAGCTTATGCTAAGACTGCATGCACAGAGACCTTAAAGGAGTTTCCATACCATTTCAGTGGAAAGAGCTTATAGTCCAGACATCGCCGCCACCCCCATCACCCTCTGTCACACATACCCCTCCTAGACCTGTTCTGCTCTCTCACAAACCTGGTCTGTTCTTTGCTCACAGACCGAATGGGAAGCTTTGGAGCTCACTGACCATCAGTGGGCACTGGATGATGTTGAAGAGGAGCTCATGGCCCAGGATCTCCACTTTGAAGGCATGTTCAAAAAGGAGCTACAGACATCCCTTTTCTGAAGACTCCGGAGCTGATTAAACCAATACTGGCATGTCCAGCACACTGCTGGGGGCTCAAAGAAGTCAtaagagtttttttgtttgtgtttgaaAAGCTCAGAATAAAGAGGAGCTTGGACTGTCCACCTAAGTAGGGCCTGTTCTTGTCTGAACTTGTCTCCCATTTTTATGTTTGAAGTCACAGGAAGTTAAGCCTTTCACATGACTTGGAGgagaactattttaaaaataatttattttccagCTTATGTCTCTGGTAATAGCAGTCAATAAGAGGGGAAAGCCAGATAGTGAGAGCATAAGCAAATAGCAAGATGGAACCTTTTGCCAAAAAGGTGCGACTTCTCAGTAAATAATATTAGGTGCCGCTGATCTTTTTCTGGAGTCCAAAGAACTTTGAAGTCTTTTCTTTGGGACCTCCAACGAGTAGAGCTCACATTTTATGGCATGTTACAGTGTACAAAGAACCTGTGAGGTCAGGCATGCTAGCAAAAGCTGTAACCCCCATTTACCAGGGCAGACACAGGGGTTGGCACTTTGGTCTGAGTTTGTGCAGCCACAACTGGGGGTTAGGTCTGCTGATTCCCACCCCCATTGTTCTGATCAGCAGCTTACTTGAAGGCACAACTTCTTAAGTGTATCATGGAATCAGCCCCACCTTCTTCATCTCCAGTGGAAATTGGTATCCATGATGATGGGCCTCTTCCCCGCAAGAGTTCTGAAGTGCCTTCTGAATCATCAAAGGCAGCTTCAGGGATGGTCAGTCTTCTAGTGTTGAGTGGATGTTATTGCAGTCTAACTTTTTGGACATTTGTAATTTGTGCCCTCTCTGTTATGACTCTTAATCAAACCACTCTATTTCCTGGGAATTGTTGTAACTAAATAGCAGTTTACTGCTTGATATAGTGACCTGGGCAGTTGCTGATTTCATTTTATCCAGACACATGTTACGGGCTGAGCAGTGGTCATTTTACTTGGTTAAATGTAACAGAGGCAACAGTTTGTGTTGTTTTTACCCTGTGGTGAACCTCTTCATGTGATGAGAACTGTAATTAGTAAAAACCTAACCATCTCTACAAATTAAACTGAGCTCTTCTCTCTTTGACCTGTGAAATTATTCCCTGACAGGCTTGTGCCTGACTCCAAATGAGTTTTGGCCTGGGCAGATACTGAAGGGCCTTTAAAGATCATCTCCCCCAGCCTGCTTGGGTCCTAGCTGTGGCCCACAGGTGACACAGGCAGCAACAGGACAGGATTGAACTCAAGTCAGCTGGACTCTACCCACGTAATAGcattattgtgaggctcaaaatGAGAATACACACACAACAATATATAGACATTGGTGGTGGTATGTCTACCCTGTATAAAAAATTAAGGATACAAGTTTTTAAAACAGCCCCAACTtctaaggagtttacattctccttGGGGAACACAACATTTACACAGtatttaatacaaaataatttgtcaGCTAGAGAAATCAGCAGTGGCTTCTCATCCGTGAAACTATGGTTGACCCTTAAAGCAAATGGCAAATCCAAAATCACTGTGAGGCAGTGGTGCCTTCCAGGCAAGTGTGTGCAAAGGCCTGGAGGTGGGAGATAGGGATAACTACTGGCCTTAAAGTAGACCAAATGATCACtcaaagtcccttttagctctagaaTTTATCACTGTTTAAATCAGACCAACTCTAAGGCCCATGAGATCACAAATGCAGAGCTGAAAGGGGCTCCAGAGGTTGAGTCCAATCACCTTATCTTACAGATGCAGAATAGGAGGTACCCACAGCCATTCAtcgagttgcccagggtcacacagctggtcagtgtctgaggcaggattcaaaccctggtATTCCTGGCTCTCAAATCCAATGCTATCGCCTCTAATTCAGTCGCCTGAAGGGATTTGTCTAACCCAGCTTCCTCCGTGGGAGTCCTATTACTGTGCGTTTTCTGCAGTCTGATTCACTTTAAGCCATAAAAtacactcagtttttctctgtttctggaATTAACACATCACTGAAATCAGCTGTGACCCAAGTGGAATTCTTCAAATCACAATGTAGAAGGAAGGTCTTGTCCAGGAGATTCTGACCATAGACAGCCATAATGcccagagaaaaaaatcacaggcTGGGATCCTTCCCAAGTGTGAAGTATCCAAACACTAGACTGAAAGatgaattcagaaatgaaagcaatgtaaacaagatatttatttaaaagaaagctGAGGGACAAGTCAAAGAGCCTTATAATCTATCAAAAGTCAGTACTTTTTATTGTCCCTAATTAAAGGTTAAGTAAGAAATTGTGAGCCTATGGCTAGGCAGGAAGAGCAGCGTCTTgtaatttactagctgtgtgaacctaggcaagtcacttcaactgtttgcctcagtttccttatctgtaaaatgaggataataatagcacccacctcccagggtgaGTGCATAGTACAGcacctggtatgtagtaggtgttGTAGAAAtatttagctattattaatactCTGAAACACAGTGATAGCTAGTGAATCTCTTCCCCCTCTTTGGATGCTCATATCAGCACAGACGAAACAAATCTCAAGACTAATTTGGGGACCTTCTAAGAGACAGCTGTATGGTATTGTATAGCTCCAAGAGTACTAAGTCAATGCCCAGCGCTCCAActtaatcctgagcaagtcactgatcTTCAAAATGAGGAGCTTGGGCTAGTTAagctctgaagtcccttccatttctaaatctgtgatccagaacttagaacagtgcctagcacatagtcagGGCTTCACATGCTGAATTGAACGTCAAGAGACTCAAGTTCTAGTTTTGGCTTCAGAGACCAAATTGAAGGAGTTGAAGTGGATGAAGTTAAGGTTGCTtgtagttctaacattctatgatcaaGAACATGGCAGTCACTTCTAAGACCCCAGTAAATTTATTTACCTCTTCTGGAGAGCCTGTAGTTTAAGAACAATACATCTGTAAACCTGAGACAGATCGCCTACATCTTACCAAGTTGTTGGCAAAATTTTAGAACACAGGGATATTcgtgagcattttttaaaaagcaatgacCTTTACAAACTCACGTGACTATGAAGAATGGGTCGTGCCACActaaactcatttccttttttgaaagggTAACTAGATTGGTAGATCCAAGGAATAATGTAATCGTAGTATCCCCAGATATCAGCAAAGCACAGTCTCCCACACCATCTTTGTGGACAAGACAGATAGACTTGAGTATAATACACTTAGTTGGATTTATAACTGGTTGAATGATGGGACCCAAAGGGGAGTAATTAATGGGTTGATAAAAGAATATTTTCAGTGATGTGCTTTGGGGAATCTGTCCTCAGTCTTAGATTGTACACTTGGCTTTTTtcttagatgaatgaatgaaagtattAAGCTTTTAATATAGAAGCACTGTGAttagtgctgaggatacaaactCAAAACtgagatagttcctgccctcaaggagcttctattctaataGGAAGAGACAACATAGAAGAGATGAAGACAGAAACTATGGTAGTCTTGATTTTTGAGCCCATAGCAAGTAGAAaagtgggaagaagggagaggctTCATGACATCTGGTCATGTCATGTCAGCATGACCAGGTAAGGTGTGAAACATAGCCTGATCTGGTGGGCCAAGGTTGACTACACATAGTAGGCTAATTGAACATACACCCACTCACTAATCAAGACAGCATGATTCAGGGTCTGAATTCCAAAACTGAAAATCACCTTCCCTAGGGagagtgagaatttttttttggtgaccaGGGCTAAATACTGTGCCAGGTGAGGGAAGGACAAATGGCAAGATTGCCAAggtgaaaagatgaaaaaagaggtGAAATGTGGTGGCTTGGGATCAGCTGGATAACAGATTTAGTGTGCTGTAATCGAACTTGAAAATTGAAACAGCAAGACTATTGGACTGGTAGATCATAAAGATGAGAGCTAGAAAACACAGTGGATGAGAGTATCAGGATCCCAGGAGATTTTCAGTGGGATAGAACAATGGACTACGTTTAATCAAGTTGAACTTAATAGGGATGAATGTAAGGTCTTTTGGATTCAAAAAatcaaatacacacaaaaaaattaccaTCTAGATACCAGTTACTATGAAAAAGACTAGGGCAGTCAAGTGAATTAACACCATATAAGTTGAAAGCCAAAAAAAGATGAATCCAGCTCTAGACTACACTGAGAAGCATAGTGTCCAGAACAGGAGGAGAAGCCCCCATTCACTATGCTCTGGTGAGACCACATTTGTGGTATCATGTTCAGTCCTGGACACTACATGTGAGGATGACATTGACAAGCTAGAGTGCAACCAAAGGAGGGTGATCATTGATCATGAGGGAACTGGAGACCATTACTATATGAGGTTTGATTAAAGGAACTGGGGTGGGGACAGGGATAACCTAGGGCAATCTCAGAGGGAACGTGATAGGGGTggagctccttaaaggcagggatggcaattttggttttctttatgcCCTCGGGACTTAGTACAATCCTTGGCATGTAGCatagtacttgataaatgcttgttgactgactgacgtTCTGCTTGTGGATTTTAGCTCAATGTAATGGAGACCTTCTTAACATTCAGAAACCAAATGAACTGCCTCAGGAGAGACTGAGTTCTCTCCCACTAGAAATTTTTTCACTTGACCACTTGTTGGCAGTGTTGTAGAAGGGCATTTTGTCCAGGGGGCCTAggtctctgaggtcacttcctaCTCTGAGatactatgattctatgatcagtCCTGGTTGATTTTTCTTTGGTAAAACCAAGACTAGGCTTCCCTGTTTAGCAAACTGGGACTGAGGGAAGATCTGCTGTGCCTGGAAAATCTGCTGATAAGAAATCAGCCACTCAGGAAGTTTGTACAACCAGCTGTCAAGAACATGAGAAGAATAACAAGGAACCAATAACTAGGCCAGCCATCTCATTCCATTCTGTCTACAAAGTCTTAATGCCTGTAGCGATTAACAGTTTTAACCCTTGAAGGTCTCTAGACCCAGTTCCAGACTTGTTAAGTAGACTGTTGAGTCTTAATCCCCCAGTTTCATGGCCTTAATCTCATACCCTAAAAAAATCCCTGTCAACAAATTAATTAACAAGTATTGGCCTGTCCAGGACTTGCCATGCACTGACCTAAGTACTATGGGGTCTACAAGAGAAAGGCCTAGTTTCCTGCCATCTGGAATTTACAGTCCCTACAGGAAAGATGAAAGAATGATGGGATAACGTATAGGCACATCCTAAAATAACCTGCTTACTCCACAGATTAGAACGACCACAGAATTCCCAAGGTATGGGAAGTCAGTATGGGCTGGTAGAGTCTGGAGAAGTTTCAGGAAGGAAAGGGATTAAAGGATGGCTTAATTTTTGctaataaaatgagcagaagtaaGTAGAGGTAAGAATGTTGGTGGGACCCTTGGCTGCCATTGGCTCCATATGTGGCTTCACTCCTATCTGTAGGAATGGCTACAGGTGGGGAATTAACCAGCCTCTAGGGAGCTGATGTAGGAATACTTAGGTAGCCCTTCTGCTCTGGATTAGAAGGAGCACCAATTGGAAAATGGTCAGTGTTGTATattggaaagaatactgacttCAGAGTCAAGTTCAGGTCCCAACCTTGAAGcctgctagctatgtgacttggaACCATAAGGCCTTGGGTGAGCTCCTCAACAGCAGGAACTGACCTTTGCccctctttgcatccccagtgcttagtaaatgtgtgcttaataaatgttcatctaCTGACTCACAAGTTGTTTCACCTCCCCAGacctcattttcccctcttctccctcgttaaatgaagaaattgaactagaACAAGAGTTCTTAGCCTTTTTGTTTCATAGACCCTTCTGGAAGTCTGAGGAAGCttatctcaaaataatattt is part of the Notamacropus eugenii isolate mMacEug1 chromosome 3, mMacEug1.pri_v2, whole genome shotgun sequence genome and harbors:
- the EMC3 gene encoding ER membrane protein complex subunit 3, translated to MAEPELLLDSNIRLWVVLPIVFITFFVGMIRHYVSILLQSDKKLTQEQVSDSQVLIRSRVLRENGKYIPKQSFLTRKYYFNNPEDGFFKKTKRKVVPPSPMTDPTMLTDMMKGNVTNVLPMILIGGWINMTFSGFVTTKVPFPLTLRFKPMLQQGIELLTLDASWVSSASWYFLNVFGLRSIYSLILGQDNAADQSRVMQEQMTGAAMAMPADTNKAFKTEWEALELTDHQWALDDVEEELMAQDLHFEGMFKKELQTSLF